The Thermoanaerobaculia bacterium DNA window GCGGCGTGGCGCTCGAAGAGGACACGATCACCGCCTTCCGTCCGGGCAGCCTCGCGCACGCTTCGGCGCGAAGACACCTGGTCTTTGCCGGCGCCCAGGTCCTCGAGCCCAGGCTCCTGACGCGCATCCCGGAGGGACCTGGGGATCTCGTTACCGTGCTCTACGAGCCCCTCCTCGCCGAAGGCGCGCCGCTCGCCGCCGTGGTGACCGAGAGGCTCTGGCACGACCTCGGCACGCCGCGGCGCTACCTCGACGGGGTTCTCGACTGGACCTTTCGTGGCTCCGCCCGTGCCTCGCGCGTCGTCAAGGGCGCCGAGGTCGACCCGAGCGCCACGCTGCGCCGCACGATCGTGGAAGCCGGAGCGCATGTCGAGGCGGACGCCGATCTGCGCAGCTGCGTGGTGATGCGCGGCGCTAAGATCGGCAGAGGGGCAAAGCTGAACCGGAGCGTCGTTGGGCCGGGCGGCACCGTCGCTGCTGAGACCGCGTCCGAAGAGACGCTCTTCACCTTCGACAGCGAACGCGGCGAGACCACCGCGTCGAGGATCACGCGATGACGCCAAGAACGGCTTCTACCTTTACTGGTCTTTTCGCCGCGCTGACCGCGATCGTCGCCACGGGCGCGCCAGCGCCCGGAGAAACAGAAAAGAGCGGCGCGCCGGCCAGCGCACCGGTCTCGGTGGTCGCAGGCAAGCCGCGGCTGGTCGCCTCGCAGCTCGGCAGGGATGTCTCGCTGCGCGGCCTCTCGGTCGTCGATGACCGGGTCGTCTGGGTGAGTGGCGACAAGGGGACGATCGCGTTCTCGACCGACGGCGCGCGGAGCTTCGAGTCTCGCAACCCTCCCGAGTTCGCGGCGCGCGACTTCCGCGACATCGAAGGCTTCGACGAGCGCCGCGCCGTGGCGCTCGCGGTCGGTGCGCCGGCGCGCATTCTCCTGACCACGGATGGCGGCACGAGCTGGCGCGCGGTCTATCGCAACGAGCGCCCGGAGAGCTTCCTCGACGGTTTCGACTTCTGGGACGACCGGCGCGGCATCGCCTTCGGCGATCCGCTCGACGGTCGCTTCCTCATCCTCTCGACCGAAGATGGCGGCGCGACCTGGACCGAACTGCCGATTCCGGATCGCCCCCTGGCCTTCCCGGGCGAGGCCGCCTTCGCCGCGAGCGGCACGTCGATCCGGGTCTTTCCCGGGGGCCGGGTGGCTTTCGGCACGGGGGGCACGCGGGCGCGGCTCTGGGTCTCGGAGGACTACGGCGCGCATTGGCAGTCGCGGCATGCGCCGCTCCGCCAGGGAATCGACTCCGCCGGGCTGTTCTCGCTCGCCGGCACGCATGGCGCAGATACCGCGCATGCCGCGCATGCCGCGGATACCGAGTGGATCGCCGTCGGCGGCGACTACCGCGCCGACCGCGAGCGCCGCGAAGTCGCCTACGTCACCCGCGACCGCGGGCTCTCGTGGAGCGCCATCGTTCCGCCGCCAGCGGGCTTCCGCTCCGCGGTCGAGCCCCTGCCGGCAGCCCTCGGCGGCGGCTGGGTCGCCACCGGCACCTCGGGCACCGACATCGCAGCGAACACCGCCGCAGGCTTCGAGGCCCTCTCCGTCGAGGGCTTCCACGCCGTGCGCGCCGCCAAGCGCGGCCACCTCGTCGTGCTCGTCGGCGCGGGCGGACGCCTTGCGCGCCTGCTGCCCGCCGAGTAGTCCGAAGAGTCAGCCGTACCAGGAACCGGCCGCTCAGGGCGCCCGGTCGGCTCCGTCCGGCGCGCCTCTCCGGCTTTTAGGGCTCGTGTACGGAGTCGTCCTGGAGACGGAGCAGGGCGATTAGCGCGGAGGTGTCGACGAAGAGGGCCAGTCCGCCACCGAGTCCGCAAACAGATCGTCGTGCCGACGGCTGAGATCGCCGTTCTCGGAGCGGAAACGACCGGCCGCGGCGAGTGCGCGCGCCTGTTCCTCGGAGAGCTGAATCTGGGTCCGAATCATCACGACATCACGATAACAAGACAGCCAACATGACTACATCTACTCTTCCGGCCGTTCGGAGAGCACCCAGCCCTGCGGATCGACTTCGACGACGGTACCGGTCGCCACTTCGAAGCTCTCCTGGCCGCCGGTCATTTCGAGGCGGCGGCTCTCGCCGCCGATCGCGACGGGCAGAGGCATCTCGAAGGACGGGTCCTCCCAGCGCAGGGTGACGGTCTCGCGGCCGTTGTCGCCGGCGACACGATCGACTGCATAGCCCGGCAGGGCGGCGGTGTAGAGATACTGCTTCCAGAACCAGGGGATCGGCCGCCCGAGCTCCTCCGCGACCAGCGCTTCGAAATCCGCGGTCGAAACCAGCCGGTAGGCGTAGCGCTCGTCGGTCGCGAAGCGGTGGACGAGGCGGAAGAAAGCCTCGTCGCCGGCCAGGTAGCGCAGCGTGTGCAGCACCAGGGCGCCCTTGCCGTAGATGTCGCCGATGTAGGCCGCGCCGGCGGTGAGATCGCGCCCCTGCACGATCGGCTTCTTGTTGCCGAGGTGCTTTCTCGGGCGGCGCATGTACTCGAGGTACTTCTCGACTCCCAGCGTGTCGTTGACGAAGACCGCCTCGGCGTAGGTCCCGAAGCCCTCGTGGATCCAGAAGTCGCCCCAGTCGGCGGCGGTGATCTTGTTGCCCCACCATTCGTGCGCCGTCTCGTGGAGGAGCAGCGAGTCGAAGCCGAACTTGTTGTCCTCGAAGTCGGCGCCGTAGGCGACGATCGTCTGGTGCTCCATGCCGAGGTAGGAGGTCTCGGCCACCCAGTACTTGTCGCGCAGGAACGGATATTCGCCGAACCGCTTGCCGAGGACTTCGAGCATCTTCGGCGCCTGCTTCCACATCACCCGTGCCTTCTCCTCGTGCTCGGGGAGCGCCCAGAAGATGATTCTCTCGTCGAGCGTGCCGTCGATCCCCTTGTAGGTCGCCTCGATCGGCACGTAGGGCGCAATGTTCACCGAGACCAGGTAGTTGTTGATCGGATAGGTGACCTCCCAGCGGCTGGTGGTCGTACCGTCGGCGTTCCTCTCCTCGGAGATCCGCTTGCCGTTGGTGAGGCCGACGAGGTCGGAGGGCACCGTGAGGGCGATCGACATCCCTTCGTCGGGCTCGTCGGAGGGGTGGTCCTTGCACGGCCACCAGTCGTCGCCGCCGTCGCCCTGGCCGGTGACGCCGATCCACGGGCGGCCGTCCTCGGTCTCCTTCCAGACGAAGCCGTCGCTCCATGGCGGCCGGCGGGCGACTTTCGGTACTCCGGCGTACTGGAGGGTCACCGCGTGGCGTTCGCCGGCCGCCCAGGGTGTGGCGAGCGGAACGGTCACCAGGCCGCCGGCATGCTCGAAGGCAGCCGGGGCGTCGTCCACCATCGCGGCGGCGACGACCATGCGGTCGTCCAGCTGGATCTCGAAGCGGTCGAGGGGGGCGATGGCGACGACGGTGGCGCGGTTCGTGCCGCGGATCGCCTTCGCCACCGGGTCGACCGCCACCGCCAGGTCGTAGCGACGGACGTCGTAGGCCGCCTGCCGCGGGCGCAACGGCCCGCCGGAGTCGAGATCCCCGGTCGAAAAATACCAGCGCAACCAGAGGCCGGCCGCGACC harbors:
- a CDS encoding NDP-sugar synthase; amino-acid sequence: MPRPCLRALVLAAGRGERLRPLTATLPKPLLPVSGRPLLAWTLERLRAAGCEAVAINLHHLGGLIRDQFGDRFRGMPLVWSEEPELLGTAGALPPLGAFLEPADRVLVVNGDSLCRWPLETLLAEHARRKPAATLLVHRKADPRAFGGGVALEEDTITAFRPGSLAHASARRHLVFAGAQVLEPRLLTRIPEGPGDLVTVLYEPLLAEGAPLAAVVTERLWHDLGTPRRYLDGVLDWTFRGSARASRVVKGAEVDPSATLRRTIVEAGAHVEADADLRSCVVMRGAKIGRGAKLNRSVVGPGGTVAAETASEETLFTFDSERGETTASRITR
- a CDS encoding oxidoreductase, with amino-acid sequence MTPRTASTFTGLFAALTAIVATGAPAPGETEKSGAPASAPVSVVAGKPRLVASQLGRDVSLRGLSVVDDRVVWVSGDKGTIAFSTDGARSFESRNPPEFAARDFRDIEGFDERRAVALAVGAPARILLTTDGGTSWRAVYRNERPESFLDGFDFWDDRRGIAFGDPLDGRFLILSTEDGGATWTELPIPDRPLAFPGEAAFAASGTSIRVFPGGRVAFGTGGTRARLWVSEDYGAHWQSRHAPLRQGIDSAGLFSLAGTHGADTAHAAHAADTEWIAVGGDYRADRERREVAYVTRDRGLSWSAIVPPPAGFRSAVEPLPAALGGGWVATGTSGTDIAANTAAGFEALSVEGFHAVRAAKRGHLVVLVGAGGRLARLLPAE
- a CDS encoding M1 family metallopeptidase is translated as VAAGLWLRWYFSTGDLDSGGPLRPRQAAYDVRRYDLAVAVDPVAKAIRGTNRATVVAIAPLDRFEIQLDDRMVVAAAMVDDAPAAFEHAGGLVTVPLATPWAAGERHAVTLQYAGVPKVARRPPWSDGFVWKETEDGRPWIGVTGQGDGGDDWWPCKDHPSDEPDEGMSIALTVPSDLVGLTNGKRISEERNADGTTTSRWEVTYPINNYLVSVNIAPYVPIEATYKGIDGTLDERIIFWALPEHEEKARVMWKQAPKMLEVLGKRFGEYPFLRDKYWVAETSYLGMEHQTIVAYGADFEDNKFGFDSLLLHETAHEWWGNKITAADWGDFWIHEGFGTYAEAVFVNDTLGVEKYLEYMRRPRKHLGNKKPIVQGRDLTAGAAYIGDIYGKGALVLHTLRYLAGDEAFFRLVHRFATDERYAYRLVSTADFEALVAEELGRPIPWFWKQYLYTAALPGYAVDRVAGDNGRETVTLRWEDPSFEMPLPVAIGGESRRLEMTGGQESFEVATGTVVEVDPQGWVLSERPEE